Part of the Candidatus Rokuibacteriota bacterium genome, TGCCCGCCGATCTCTTGCCCGCCGATCTCTTGCCCGCCGATCTCTTGCCCGCCGATCTCTTGCCCGCCGATCTCTTGCCCGCCGATCTCTTGCCCGCCGATCTCTTGCCCGCCGATCTCTTGGAGGACGGCCTTGACGAGATCGTAGTCGCCGACGGAGACACCGCCCGAGGTCAGGACCACGTCGGCGTGTTCGGCCGCGCGGAGCAGGCGGGCGTGGAGCTCGTCGAACTGGTCGGGCACGATGCCGTCGTCCACCGCAATCGCGCCCGCGCCCTCGACGAGGCCGCGAAGCGAGAAACGGTTGGAGTCGTAGATCTGCCCCGGCTTGCGGACGCTTCCGGGCTCGGCGACCTCGTCTCCCGTGGAGAGGATGGCCACGCGCGGCTTCCGGCGCACGAGGAGCTGGGCCAGGCCGAGGGACGCGGCAACGCCGATCTCCTGCGGGCGGAGCACGCCGCCTGCCGGCAGCACCACGGTGCCCGCCTGCACGTCCTCGCCGCGACGGCGGGTGTTCGCACCGGGCTTGAGAGGCCCGACGTTCACGCGGCTGCCGTTCCGCTCGACGACCTCCTGCGGGTAGACGGTGTCAGCGCCCGCGGGCATGGGCGCGCCCGTCATGATGCGGAGCGCCTGGCCAGGATGGAGCACACCGGCGAAGACGGACCCCGCTGCGATTTCGGCCACGACCTCGAGCACGCGCGTGCCGGCCGCAGGGATATCGGCCGACGCGATGGCATAGCCGTCCACGGCCGAGTTGTCGGTTGGGGGCACGTCCATCTCGGCGCGGACATCCGCCGCCAGGACGCGGCCGAGCGCCGCAGCCAGGGGCAGAAACTCCGGTGGGGCCGGAGCTCTGATGCGATCCAGGATGTGGGTCTGGGCGTCCCGCACCGAGATCATGGACACAGTATAGCGTGCGGCAGGCGGGATGGTGGCTGCCGTCGGTTGTGCTACGATAC contains:
- a CDS encoding molybdopterin molybdotransferase MoeA → MISVRDAQTHILDRIRAPAPPEFLPLAAALGRVLAADVRAEMDVPPTDNSAVDGYAIASADIPAAGTRVLEVVAEIAAGSVFAGVLHPGQALRIMTGAPMPAGADTVYPQEVVERNGSRVNVGPLKPGANTRRRGEDVQAGTVVLPAGGVLRPQEIGVAASLGLAQLLVRRKPRVAILSTGDEVAEPGSVRKPGQIYDSNRFSLRGLVEGAGAIAVDDGIVPDQFDELHARLLRAAEHADVVLTSGGVSVGDYDLVKAVLQEIGGQEIGGQEIGGQEIGGQEIGGQEIGGQEIGGQEIGG